A region from the Brassica napus cultivar Da-Ae chromosome C8, Da-Ae, whole genome shotgun sequence genome encodes:
- the LOC106416253 gene encoding SUMO-conjugating enzyme UBC9, translated as MASKRILKELKDLQKDPPTSCSAGPAAEDVFHWQATIMGPSDSPYSGGVFLVTIHFPPDYPFKPPKVAFRTKVFHPNINSNGSICLDILKEQWSPALTISKVLLSICSLLTDPNPDDPLVPEIAHMYKTDKNKYESTARTWTQKYAMG; from the exons ATGGCATCGAAACGAATTTTGAAGGAATTGAAGGATCTTCAGAAGGATCCTCCTACTTCTTGCAGCGCAG GACCCGCCGCTGAAGACGTGTTTCATTGGCAAGCTACGATAATGGGTCCATCCGACAGCCCTTACTCTGGTGGTGTTTTTCTTGTAACCATTCATTTCCCTCCAGATTACCCCTTTAAACCTCCTAAG GTGGCTTTTAGGACCAAAGTGTTCCATCCAAACATTAACAGCAACGGGAGTATCTGCCTCGACATCTTGAAGGAGCAGTGGAGTCCTGCCCTCACTATCTCCAAG GTGCTGCTATCTATCTGTTCGTTGTTAACGGATCCAAACCCGGATGATCCCTTGGTTCCGGAGATAGCTCACATGTACAAGACAGACAAGAACAAGTACGAGTCCACTGCAAGGACCTGGACCCAAAAGTACGCCATGGGCTGA